AGCATTAAGGAGGACAGAAAGGCTAAATGGATAAGGTGCTAGTTTGATCATTTCGATAGCTTGAGTTGCACCGACTGGATTTTTAATCAAGATAAGGGTACATTCTTTATTACCGATATGGAAGATTTCTTGACGTCCAAAGACAGCACGGCTCTTGTCGAATCCCTGCTTGATTAGTTGTGAATCTGCACCAAGGAAACGGGCGATGGCAACCGCAGCTAGGGCGTTGTAGATATTATAGAGACCACCGATTTGAATACCGTATTCTTGTCCGTCAATGACAAAGCGAGAGCGATTGTTGGTTAACTCAACCAATTCTGTCAAGCCATAGTCGAGATCAGGACGTTTACATCCGCAGCCTTCACAGATATAGGCACCCAAGTTTGCATAGGTATTGTGCTCGTATTTGAGGATGCTTTGACAGTCAGGGCAGAGAATCCCTTCGGTATTGTAGTGAGCTAGCTGGGCTGGGCCTTTCTCCAAGTCAAAACCAAAATACTGTACAGGATTTGGAATAGCTGGCTTGTAGAAAAGTGGACTGTCTCCATTGAGGAGAACAGTGGCAGTAGGCACCTTACGAATAGCATCCAAAATCATCTTGTAAGTTGTATAAATCTCACCATAGCGGTCCATCTGGTCACGGAAGATATTCGTGATGACAAAAAGGCTTGGCTGGATATAGTCACAGATACGAGATAGGCTGGCTTCATCGATTTCTAGGACGGCAATATTTTTCCCAGTTTTAGAAGATTTGGCTGTTAAGAAGGTTGTCGCAATTCCTGTGATCATGTTGGCACCGCTTGGGTTGGTCAGAACTTGACCATAAACCTCTTTTAAAATGCCGACAGTGAGGGCAGTTGTCAAGGTTTTTCCGTTGGTTCCAGTGACCACGACAATCTCGTAGTTCTTAGCTAGATTTTGTAAAATATCTTTATCAAATTGAAGGGCAAGTTTTCCTGGGAGCGTACTTCCACGGCCAAGATGGCTTAAAACGAAGTGGGAAGAACGCCCAGCTAGGAGGCCCAAAGTAGTTTTTAATTTCATGTTTCTATTATATCATAAAAGAGGGAAAAGACAGATTTGAGATTTCGCAGAAGTAAAAACAGCCCAGAGAGGGCTGTTCGATACGATTAAATCTTAACTTAAATCGCAAACAAGTCATTCAAGTTCTCAGCCAAGGTTGGGTGAGTGAAGATTTGTTTTGTGAAGTAAGTGTAAGGAATCTTGTTGTCCATAGCAACAGTGATGATGTTGATGATTTCTTGAGAACCTTCTGAGAAGATGCTTGCTCCAAGAATTTCTTTTGTTTCAGTATTGACAACAGCTTTGAAGGCTCCGCGAAGGTCTCCATTTACGTGACCGCGAGGCATTGCTGCAACAGGGATTTCCTTCACTGCGTATGGAAGTTTCAAATCAGCAGCTTGGCTTTCAGTCAAACCGACTTGTGAAAGTGCAGGTGTGATGAACATAGTGTTTGGTACATTGAGACGGTCTTCAAGTGTGTAGCTACCATCTCCAGCAAGGTAGCTGTAAACAACACGGAAGTCATCAAGTGAAATGTAAGTAAATTGAAGGCCACCGTTGACATCTCCAACTGCAAAGACACCAGGAACGTTTGTTTGACAATGTTTGTCTACTTTAATAGCACCACGTTCAGTTAGTTCAATATCTGTATTTTCAAGTTGAAGTGGTTCTACATTTGGTTTGCGTCCAGTTGAGTAGAGAAGGGCGTCGAAACGGTAAGTTTCGTTTTCAGTTACAAGGAGTACTTGGTCACCATCGTTTTTGATTTCAGTAGTGCGGATATTTTGAAGTAATTCAATACCGTCTTCTTCCATGTATTGTTTAGCAAGAGCTGCGATGGAAGGTTCTGCACGAGGTAGGAAAGTATCCAAGGCATCTAGAACTGTA
Above is a genomic segment from Streptococcus mitis containing:
- a CDS encoding UDP-N-acetylmuramyl peptide synthase — protein: MKLKTTLGLLAGRSSHFVLSHLGRGSTLPGKLALQFDKDILQNLAKNYEIVVVTGTNGKTLTTALTVGILKEVYGQVLTNPSGANMITGIATTFLTAKSSKTGKNIAVLEIDEASLSRICDYIQPSLFVITNIFRDQMDRYGEIYTTYKMILDAIRKVPTATVLLNGDSPLFYKPAIPNPVQYFGFDLEKGPAQLAHYNTEGILCPDCQSILKYEHNTYANLGAYICEGCGCKRPDLDYGLTELVELTNNRSRFVIDGQEYGIQIGGLYNIYNALAAVAIARFLGADSQLIKQGFDKSRAVFGRQEIFHIGNKECTLILIKNPVGATQAIEMIKLAPYPFSLSVLLNANYADGIDTSWIWDADFEQITDMDIPEINAGGVRHSEIARRLRVTGYPADKITETSSLEQVLKTIEAQDCKHAYILATYTAMLEFRELLANRQLVRKEMN
- a CDS encoding pyridine nucleotide-disulfide oxidoreductase (Involved in disulfide oxidoreductase activity and electron transport), translating into MLTYDLIVIGFGKAGKTLAGKLASAGKKVALVERSKAMYGGTCINIGCIPTKTLLVAAEKDLSFEEVIATKNTITGRLNGKNYATVAGTGVDIFDAEAHFLSNKVIEIQAGDEKKELTAETIVINTGAVSNVLPIPGLATSKNVFDSTGIQNLDKLPEKLGVLGGGNIGLEFAGLYNKLGSKVTVLDALDTFLPRAEPSIAALAKQYMEEDGIELLQNIRTTEIKNDGDQVLLVTENETYRFDALLYSTGRKPNVEPLQLENTDIELTERGAIKVDKHCQTNVPGVFAVGDVNGGLQFTYISLDDFRVVYSYLAGDGSYTLEDRLNVPNTMFITPALSQVGLTESQAADLKLPYAVKEIPVAAMPRGHVNGDLRGAFKAVVNTETKEILGASIFSEGSQEIINIITVAMDNKIPYTYFTKQIFTHPTLAENLNDLFAI